ACCACTAACCACTAACCACTATCTACTAACCACTAACCAAGTTCAGTTGCCAGGTATTATTTGTGACACAAGAAAAAAAGGTTTCTCGTTCTATAGCGGGAATTGCGGGCATTGTTGCCGCAGGTACTTTAATTAGTAAAGTTGTGGGTTTAGTTCGGCAGCAAGTGATTGCTGCTGCTTTTGGTTTGGGTGTTGTAGCTGATGCTTATCAATATGCCTATGTGATCCCCGGCTTTCTGTTGATTTTACTGGGTGGGATCAACGGACCGTTCCATAGTGCTATTGTGAGTGTCTTAGCTAAGCGCAATAAAGAAGAAGCAGCACCTTTGGTGGAGACGATTACAACCATTGTGGGTGCGGTGCTGCTTGTCCTCACTATTATTTTGGTTCTTTTTTCTGGAAACTTAATCGATTTGGTAGCACCAGGTTTAAATCAATTGCCACAGGGAGGCGCTGTCAAAGCGATCGCCATCCAACAACTTCAGATTATGGCACCAATGGCAATCCTGGCAGGGTTGATTGGTATTGGCTTTGGAACGCTTAATGCTGCTAATCTATTCTGGCTGCCCTCCATCAGCCCTTTATTTTCCAGTATTACCGTTATTATTGGGTTGGGTATTTTGTGGCTGCAGTTGGGTAGTAAAATTACTGCCCCTGAGTATGCTGTGCTGGGTGGAATGGTTTTAGCTGCAGGAACTTTAGCAGGAGCCATATTGCAATGGATGGTACAGCTTGTCGCCCAAGCGCAAGCCGGAATGGGTGGTTTTCGCCTGCGATTTAATATCAATCAGCCTGGGGTAGGTGAGGTCATGAAAATCATGGGACCCGCCACCATTTCCTCTGGTATGCTGCAAATTAACCTCTGGGTGATTTTATTTTTTGCTTCTAATATTCCATCTGCTGCTGCGGCACTGGCAAATGCTAATCTCTTGGTACAAACACCATTGGGAATCATTTCTAGTATGATTTTGGTTCCCCTACTACCAGTTTTCTCCCGACTGGCAGATCCTAAAGATTGGCACGATCTCAAATTACGCATTCGCCAAGGAATTATCCTGTCTGCTTTTACCATGCTGCCTTTAGGTGCTCTAATGATTGCCTTGGCTGTACCTATTGTGCGCGTTATTTACGAACGGGGAGCTTTCCAAAAAGATGAATCTCAATTGGTAGCTTCTCTGCTTGTTGCATACGGTAGTGGAATGTTTGTCTATTTGGCACGCGATGTTTTGGTAAGAGTCTTTTATGCTTTGGGTGATGGGGATACACCATTTCGTGTCAGCAGTTTTAATATCTTTCTTAACGTTGTCTTAGCTTACATTTTTATCAATATTCTAAAATTGGGTGCTCCCGGTTTAGTGTTGACGACCGTAGGAGTGAATTTTAGCTCTACTTTAATGTTGTTATTTTTGCTACATCGCAAGATACGTGGATTGCCTTGGTTGGAGTGGAGTGTACCCATTTTGGGCATGGCTGTTGGTAGCGTGGTGGCTGGTGCAGCTAGTTATGGGACTCTTGAGGTTTCTCAAAGGTTTTTGGGTCAGGATGGGTTGCTAATTCAATTGTTAGAGCTATCTGTTGCTGGTTTAGTAGGCTTGGGGATTTTCGCTGCGATCGCGGCTTGTATGAAAATACCTGAGGTGAATGTCTTTGCATCTCGGTTGCAACAGCGCTTTCTGAACCGCAGATGAACGCAGACAGACGCTGATAAATAATACCATAATATTATCCGCGTGCATCCGCGTTCATCTGCGGTTATTTTAGCAAAATTAACAGACAATATGTTCACCATAGTGGGTGTAAAAACTTCACCCCCTTAGGTCACCTAAGTGTACGAGGGCATATCTTGTAAAAAAGGGGACTCTAGTACTAGAAAGCATTGATTTTAATGAACTCTAGTTACGAAAGACCTATGAAATTTACAAAATTAGCAACCTCTACACTTGTTTTTGCTTCTGTTATTCTTTCTGCTGGAATTGCCTCAGCACAATCAGTTCCAACACGCGGTACAAGTGCTAACTACTTGGGTGCTGGTGTTGCGGCTGGTGTGACTAACGGCGGACAAGATAATGATGCAGCAACGTTGGGTGGTAATATTCAAGGACGATTTGCTGTTCCAAATGCCCCTGTTTCAGTTCGCGGTTCTGTTCTGTTCGGTGGCGATGCAACAGCTGCTATGCCAATAGTCACTTATGATGTACCTGTTGCCAAAAATACAAATGTTTATGTTGGTGGTGGTTACTCCTTTGTGACTGATGAAGGTCAAAGCACTCCCTTGGGCAATAAAAATTCACCGGTTGTGACAATTGGTGCTGAGAGAGAAATCGCTAAAAACTTCGTCTTATACGGTGATGCTAAATGGGGTATTGATGCTTATGAAAATAGTTCTGCTGACGCCCTTAGCATTCAATCAGGTGTAGGCTTGCGCTTCTAATCCTTCTGAGTGCCATTGGTAAAGAAGGTTTATTGATGCCGCAGTATAAGCAGTGCTCTGTGGTACGGGCGTCCCCGCTGGTTCTAGGCAGGAGAGCAGGCGAGGACGCCCGCCCCACTCCATGTGGTCTATTAATCTGAAAAATGCTACAAGACCACTTTGCCCAGATGGAGCTTGAGGTTAAACATCCGCAGTAAAATC
This genomic interval from Scytonema hofmannii PCC 7110 contains the following:
- the murJ gene encoding murein biosynthesis integral membrane protein MurJ — translated: MTQEKKVSRSIAGIAGIVAAGTLISKVVGLVRQQVIAAAFGLGVVADAYQYAYVIPGFLLILLGGINGPFHSAIVSVLAKRNKEEAAPLVETITTIVGAVLLVLTIILVLFSGNLIDLVAPGLNQLPQGGAVKAIAIQQLQIMAPMAILAGLIGIGFGTLNAANLFWLPSISPLFSSITVIIGLGILWLQLGSKITAPEYAVLGGMVLAAGTLAGAILQWMVQLVAQAQAGMGGFRLRFNINQPGVGEVMKIMGPATISSGMLQINLWVILFFASNIPSAAAALANANLLVQTPLGIISSMILVPLLPVFSRLADPKDWHDLKLRIRQGIILSAFTMLPLGALMIALAVPIVRVIYERGAFQKDESQLVASLLVAYGSGMFVYLARDVLVRVFYALGDGDTPFRVSSFNIFLNVVLAYIFINILKLGAPGLVLTTVGVNFSSTLMLLFLLHRKIRGLPWLEWSVPILGMAVGSVVAGAASYGTLEVSQRFLGQDGLLIQLLELSVAGLVGLGIFAAIAACMKIPEVNVFASRLQQRFLNRR